One Nerophis lumbriciformis linkage group LG21, RoL_Nlum_v2.1, whole genome shotgun sequence DNA segment encodes these proteins:
- the abhd5b gene encoding 1-acylglycerol-3-phosphate O-acyltransferase ABHD5 — protein MAEWLLPPAKEQSSWLLSWLPSWCPTSPSQLKDAEEKMLKSVKQPFSRQHVHISNENYLWTIAFSNHGHPSIPQLQAPSRPPLVLLHGFGGGVALWAQNLDCLSSSGPVYALDLLGFGQSSRPMFSTDPEGAEDQFVEALEEWREKLGLEEMVLLGHNLGGYLSAAYTLRHPQRVKHLLLVEPWGFPARPDNPHHNSIPVWIRAMGAVMSPFNPLAGLRLAGPLGPTLVQTIRSDFKQKYSSVFDDNTVSNYIYHLNAQTPSGETAFKNMTVPYGWAKRPMLERVGQVQAHIPISFIYGSRSSLDSASGYAFKKSRPQVGITVIRGAGHYVFADQPEDFNQSVLRILARTDTKSPRDSRLKP, from the exons CTCCTGGCTACTGAGTTGGCTTCCATCTTGGTGCCCTACTTCCCCCTCCCAGCTTAAAGATGCAGAAGAGAAAATGCTGAAAA GTGTAAAGCAGCCTTTTTCCAGACAGCACGTCCACATCTCCAACGAAAACTACCTGTGGACCATAGCCTTTTCCAACcacggccatccatccatcccgcaGCTCCAAGCCCCGTCGAGACCTCCTCTGGTTTTGCTGCACGGCTTTGGCGGCGGCGTTGCCCTCTGGGCCCAAAACCTGGACTGTCTCTCCAGCAGCGGTCCGGTTTACGCTCTGGACCTGCTGGGCTTCGGCCAAAGCAGCCGCCCTATGTTCAGCACCGACCCCGAGGGGGCCGAGGACCAATTTGTGGAAGCCCTGGAGGAGTGGAGGGAGAAGCTGGGCCTGGAGGAAATGGTGCTGCTGGGACACAACCTTGGAGGATATTTGTCTGCTGCCTACACACTCAGACACCCCCAGAG GGTAAAACATCTGCTCCTGGTGGAGCCGTGGGGGTTCCCTGCCCGCCCTGACAACCCCCACCATAACTCCATCCCAGTGTGGATCCGAGCCATGGGGGCTGTGATGAGCCCCTTCAACCCACTGGCTGGCCTCAGACTGGCTGGGCCTTTAG GTCCGACGCTGGTACAAACCATCCGCTCCGACTTCAAACAGAAATACTCCTCAGTGTTTGACGACAACACAGTGTCAAACTACATCTACCACCTGAACGCTCAGACTCCCAG CGGCGAGACAGCGTTCAAGAACATGACGGTTCCTTACGGCTGGGCCAAGAGACCCATGTTGGAGCGTGTGGGCCAGGTGCAGGCCCACATCCCTATTTCCTTCATCTACGGATCACGCTCCAGTCTGGACAGCGCTTCTGGCTACGCCTTCAAGAAGAGCAGGCCGCAAGTGGGAATCACC GTGATTCGAGGAGCAGGTCATTACGTTTTCGCTGACCAGCCTGAAGACTTCAACCAAAGCGTCCTCCGCATCCTCGCCAGGACCGACACAAAAAGCCCGAGAGACTCTCGTCTGAAGCCCTGA